The nucleotide window TCCTGAGCGTGAAAGCGATCGTATTCCGCGTTGGCCTGACCATACCACCGCCCGTCGCCCGCCCACAGCATCTGCATGCTGCCGAAATCGCGGGTGGCCGCGACCTGTGTGTTGGGCGCAATGTCGGTGAACTGGTTGTAGCCGACCTGGAACGTGGTCGTGAGCGGCGAGTTGCGGTTGAACGCGGCCGACACGAGCCCCGTGAAGAAGCTGTTGAGTTCGGTGCGATGGCCGAGCGTGAACGCCAGATCCCGATCGACCGTGCGATCGCGCACGGTGAAGTTGAATATCCGGTCGTGCGCGGGCACCCAGGCCAGCTGCGAGGTATCGACGGTTCGCTGGTTGCGCTGAATGGCCTCGAGCGTCACGCCGATCCGGCTCGTGAGGTTGAGGCTGCCGATCAGCGAACTCTCGAGGTAGCTCAGCGGCGCCTGACGGGAATAGAAGAGATCGAAGCCGGCGTTGGAACGGTCGCGCAGGATCGTGTCGGTAAACGTCGTGTGAACGGCGTCGTTGTTCGGGGCGCCGTCGGCGGCGCGCCAGGCGAGCGTTTGCGCCTGCGGTGCGCGGCCGAGCCGCTCGTTGGCCTCGATTTCGTTCTCGATGGGCATGCGGCCCTGACGGCGATCGAGCAATTGCGCCATCTTGTCGCGATCGTTGTTCTCCAGCGCGAGCGCGATCTCGGCATCGGCCGGGCGCAGGAGCCGGTTCGTATACTCGCGCGCCAGCCATGCGCGCGCGAGATCGAAATCCTCGCCGGAGAGTGCCCAGGCGAGCCCGACGTCGCGCGTGGTCGCGCTGATGACGGCCTGACGCGACATCAACGACGGATCGCGCTGCCCGGGGTTGTCGGTCGCGGGCTTGAGCGGGGCCAGCTCGGCCGAGTCGCCGAGCAGCGAGTCGGCGACCTTGGCGCTGTCGGCGGAGCGTCGATCCTCGCGCAGGAGGTTGACGAGCAACTGACGCGACGTGTCCGCGTTCGAGAACACCTGCGCCAGCGTGACGCGTGCGGCCTGGGCTTCGAGCACGCCGTCGTTGTCGGACGTGAGCGCGGCCAGACGTTGCACCACGGCGCCCTGGCGGCGGCGCGACGCGAAACGCAACTGCCCCGATTCCGCACGGGCCTGAAGATCCTTCCAGGCGCCCTGGCGAATCTTCCAGGCCGTGCCGGCGTCGCCGGCGGCCTCTTCCGCGTCGGCGAGCGACAGCATCCAGAGCGGATCGTCGTCGGAGAGCGCGGCCTGCTGGCGCAGATAGGTCAGCGCCTCGCGAGGATTGCCCAGGCGCAGCAACCCCGCACCGTAGGCGCCCCAGTAGCTGGCGTTGTCGGCGACCATGGGACGGTAGTCGTGCAGGACCGTGCGAAGCTCGTCGTCGCTGCCGTAGTCGACCAGCGCCCACAGGTAGGCCACGCGGACTTCGTCGCCGGCGTTGTCCAGTTTCGAGGCGACGCGCAGATCGTCCAGCGCGGCGTCCCAGCGCTGGATCTGCTGGAAATAGACGGCGCGCGTGGCGAGCAGGTCGCCGGATTTTGCGAACTTGTCGCGCTGTTGCGCATCGAGGCCGTCGAGCAATGCCTGCACGCGGTCGTAGGCCCGGGCCTGCGTATAGAAGTAAATCGCCGCCTGCAGCGCGAGGTCCGAATCGTTCTGCCTGAACTCCGCTTCCGCCGTGCGGCCGGCATCGAGCGGATAGCCCTGGTAGAAGTACGTCATCGCGTTGAAGTCGAGCGCCTCGGCCTTGCCGGTGCGCAACAGCTGTCGATAGGCGAAGTTGGCGTCCTCGTCGCTTTGCGTGAGACGCGCGACCTCGGCGTACGTGCGCCAGTAGCCGGCGTCGGCGGGCAAGGTGCCCGCGACGTCGCGCACGCTGCGCAGTTCGGCCAGTGCCTGCGCGAGATGCCCTTTCTGGTACAGCAGGCTGGAAATGCGCAGCGCATACTGGGACGACGGGCCGAACTCCTTTTGCAACGTCTGGAACGTGGCCAGGGCTTCGGCGTCCTGGCCGATGCGCTGCGCGACGTCGCCTTCGCGCTCGAGCAGGGCGCGACGCTGGCTGCCCGTGGCATGGCGCTTGAGATAGGCGAGCCCTTCCTCCGGGCGCCCGAGCCGCTCGTACGTGTTGACGATATCGTCCTTGAGCTTGAGGTTGTCCGGCTGGCGGTCCGCCTCGAAAATCTGGGCCGCCAGATAGGCGTGGTCGTCGTTGAGTTGGGGGGCGAGCTGGTAGACGTTTTCCCACGCCTGCGCGTTGCCCGTGGATTCCGCGTACTTGAGCCAGTAGGCCAGTGCCAGCGGCGCGTGCCCGTTCCACTGCGCGACCTGAGCGAGACGGCGCGTCCAGACGAGTGGGTCGAGCTTGCGTTGCAAGGCCTGCTGCGCGAGTTTCTCGGCGTCGTCGAGCTGACGCGCTTCGACGAACGCCTTGAACGCCAGATCGTAATCGCTGGCGTTCACGCCGTTGGCGTCGGTGCCCCCGGCGGCGGGTCGCGAGGGCGAGTCCCAGTCGGGACTGGCCGGGATGGCGAGCCTGGCTTTCGGGTCGGCCTGCGCCGGTTGCGAGGACGGCGCGGCATCGGCGGCACTCGCGCCTCGGGCCAGACCCACGTCAGCCACCCGGATGATGCGTGGGCCGTTCGACCGGTGCAGTGCACGCACGCCCGCCGGTCCATCGAGGTAGCGAAAACGTGCGGGCGCGGCGCCGTCGAGACCGCGGCCATCCGCGCCCACGCCGGGCAGCCAGCCCGCAAGGCGGAGGGTTGCGCCATGCGACGTCGGCGTGAGGCTCGAGAGCTTGGTGAGTGCGCGGGCGTACGTCGTCATCAGGTCGGTTCGGCCCGCCTGACGGGCCACGTCGAGCAGATAGCGCAGCGTAACAGGATCGTTGGACAGATCGCCGATGCGCTTTTCCCCTTCGGTGCAGGCGCGCGCCACCTGATTCGCGGAGACGAGCACCCGCATGCCGGCGAGGAACAGCCGCCGACGGTCGTCGCGGGTGCGGGCCACGGCCTGTGCGGCGAAATAGGCGTTCGCGGCGTCGTCGTAGGCGGACTGCGACAGCGCGGCGTTGGCGAGCTTTTCCTGCCATTGCGCGGCATTGGCGGCGTCGGCTGCCGCCAGCAGGCGGTAGTCGCGCAACATCAATTCGGTCGCGCCCGCCAGACGGGCCTTCTCGGCGAGCATGCGCAGCGTCGGCACGTCCCATTGATATTGCGACGTGGCGTCGAGCAGTTCCACGTACTGCGCCATGCGCTCGGCGCGGGCCGGATCGTCGGCCGGTACGTCGTAGGCGCGTTGCTCGGCGGCGGCCAGGGAGAGCAGGATGCCGCGACGGCGATTCTGTTCGTCGGGCATGGCGCGCAGCTTGTCCGCCACGCGCGTGGCATCGTCCCAGCGGCCGAGGCCGAGATACTGCTGGCCGAGCAGGTCGAGATAGCGCGGTGCGTCGGGCTCGATGCGCAGCCAGGCTTCGAGATAGGCGACGGAGAGCTCGCTCGGCGGTTGCGAAGCCACCGAACGCGTTTGCTCCTCGTCGCTCGGATGCGCCGCGCCGAGCGCGAGCACGACGCCGGCGCCGATGGCTGCCGTCAGCCACGGCGGGCTCAGGCGCTCTCGCTTCTCGACAGGCCGGGAAGCGGCGGCGCTGTCGAGCGCACGGTCGTTGGGTCGCGTTGCGTCAGTCACATTCCACCCCGATGACATGCATGGTGACGGGCTTCTCGGCAACGCCCGAGACATCGACACGCAGGCGGCCGGCGCCATCGGCACGACCCTTCGTCACGCCGTCGACGCTCAGGCGGCACCCCGCGGCATTGGCGACGCTCACGAACGGCTTGTAGTACCCGCCGAACCGGAACGACAGGTTGCGGCCCGTGCGCTTGAAGTCGCGCACGAATCCGGCCGCCTCGCTGATGTAGGGCGTACGGTCGGCGCCCTTCGCGCCGATCGAGAATTCGGCCGTGTCGCCGCCCATGTGGATGTAGAGGCCGCCCGGACCCGGCAGATAGCCTGCGATGTCCTCGGACGTGCCCATGACGGGCACGCCTTCGCCCGGCCAGCGCATTTCGCGCAGATCCGCGCCGCTGCGAACGCGCCAGCGCACAGGGGCACCGTCTGCCGTCACTTCGCGAGCGACCGCGACGCGACGCCAATCCAGCACGCGCCGAATGTATTCAGTGGTGAAGATCGGGAAGACCGGTTGCCGGAGCACGGCGTTGTAGACGTCCTTCAATGCGTTGAGCGAGGCGACCTTCGTGCCCGAGTACATGTGGTAGTAGAGGTTGACGGCCTTGAAACGGATCGGCTTGTCGGTCATCTCGAAGGTCTCGAGCACGCGCGTGTAGCCGTAATACGGGCCGAGCCAGTCGTTCGTGTAGACGTTCTCGTCCATCACCGCCGCGTACACCTGGAATTCCGTGGGCAGCAGGCCCTTCGCCACG belongs to Pandoraea pnomenusa and includes:
- a CDS encoding tetratricopeptide repeat protein, whose amino-acid sequence is MTDATRPNDRALDSAAASRPVEKRERLSPPWLTAAIGAGVVLALGAAHPSDEEQTRSVASQPPSELSVAYLEAWLRIEPDAPRYLDLLGQQYLGLGRWDDATRVADKLRAMPDEQNRRRGILLSLAAAEQRAYDVPADDPARAERMAQYVELLDATSQYQWDVPTLRMLAEKARLAGATELMLRDYRLLAAADAANAAQWQEKLANAALSQSAYDDAANAYFAAQAVARTRDDRRRLFLAGMRVLVSANQVARACTEGEKRIGDLSNDPVTLRYLLDVARQAGRTDLMTTYARALTKLSSLTPTSHGATLRLAGWLPGVGADGRGLDGAAPARFRYLDGPAGVRALHRSNGPRIIRVADVGLARGASAADAAPSSQPAQADPKARLAIPASPDWDSPSRPAAGGTDANGVNASDYDLAFKAFVEARQLDDAEKLAQQALQRKLDPLVWTRRLAQVAQWNGHAPLALAYWLKYAESTGNAQAWENVYQLAPQLNDDHAYLAAQIFEADRQPDNLKLKDDIVNTYERLGRPEEGLAYLKRHATGSQRRALLEREGDVAQRIGQDAEALATFQTLQKEFGPSSQYALRISSLLYQKGHLAQALAELRSVRDVAGTLPADAGYWRTYAEVARLTQSDEDANFAYRQLLRTGKAEALDFNAMTYFYQGYPLDAGRTAEAEFRQNDSDLALQAAIYFYTQARAYDRVQALLDGLDAQQRDKFAKSGDLLATRAVYFQQIQRWDAALDDLRVASKLDNAGDEVRVAYLWALVDYGSDDELRTVLHDYRPMVADNASYWGAYGAGLLRLGNPREALTYLRQQAALSDDDPLWMLSLADAEEAAGDAGTAWKIRQGAWKDLQARAESGQLRFASRRRQGAVVQRLAALTSDNDGVLEAQAARVTLAQVFSNADTSRQLLVNLLREDRRSADSAKVADSLLGDSAELAPLKPATDNPGQRDPSLMSRQAVISATTRDVGLAWALSGEDFDLARAWLAREYTNRLLRPADAEIALALENNDRDKMAQLLDRRQGRMPIENEIEANERLGRAPQAQTLAWRAADGAPNNDAVHTTFTDTILRDRSNAGFDLFYSRQAPLSYLESSLIGSLNLTSRIGVTLEAIQRNQRTVDTSQLAWVPAHDRIFNFTVRDRTVDRDLAFTLGHRTELNSFFTGLVSAAFNRNSPLTTTFQVGYNQFTDIAPNTQVAATRDFGSMQMLWAGDGRWYGQANAEYDRFHAQDRTYLGRGWRFGGELGYKLRIDYPDLNIRLVAERGIYTPSNNTVNSLAVLLPTGTVPLASEFMPITTTQYGVMAGFGQDYQNTYRRAWRPYLDAGYIHDSQQGWGPQVNLGIAGSVIGNDHARIYYSHDITNGTGVATTQVGVAYRLFY